A region of Saccharomyces paradoxus mitochondrion, complete genome DNA encodes the following proteins:
- the cob gene encoding maturase/DNA endonuclease, giving the protein NMYIALNMFYIMMMMNMMILMYNKYIINMINKKEMNNYIGPLNMDIMSIIYGSMLSNSYAKKIKGGTKIIFQQENMHNDYLYYLHSLLANLGYCNTNLPIIKTKLNKKGKIMKYLNFETWKYKSFNYIFMDWYKKNKLNMNYIKVLPKSLNMYLTPLALAIWIMDNNCKFNKKLMFFMNYFKYNDMLFLKNLLYYKYNINTTIYNNNNNNNLNNTQYIIYVSKESMPTLNKIVSPYIIPSMKYKLNNYLL; this is encoded by the coding sequence AATATATATATCGCCTTAAATATGTTTTATATTATAATAATAATAAATATAATAATTTTAATATATAATAAATATATTATTAATATAATTAATAAAAAGGAAATAAATAATTATATTGGACCATTAAATATAGATATTATATCTATTATTTATGGTTCTATATTAAGTAATAGTTATGCTAAAAAAATTAAAGGTGGTACTAAAATTATTTTTCAACAAGAAAATATACATAATGATTATTTATATTATTTACATAGTTTATTAGCTAATTTAGGTTATTGTAATACTAATTTACCTATTATTAAAACAAAATTAAATAAAAAAGGTAAAATTATAAAATATTTAAATTTTGAAACTTGAAAATATAAATCTTTTAATTATATTTTTATAGATTGATATAAAAAAAATAAATTAAATATAAATTATATTAAAGTTTTACCTAAATCTTTAAATATATATTTAACACCATTAGCTTTAGCTATCTGAATCATAGATAATAATTGTAAATTTAATAAAAAATTAATATTCTTTATAAATTATTTTAAATATAATGATATATTATTCTTAAAAAATTTATTATATTATAAATATAATATTAATACTACTATTTATAATAATAATAATAATAATAATTTAAATAATACACAATATATTATTTATGTATCTAAAGAATCAATACCACTTTTAAATAAAATTGTATCACCATATATTATTCCAAGTATAAAATATAAATTAAATAATTATTTATTATAA
- the cob gene encoding maturase, whose protein sequence is NMEDPYYSNMMLNKSVLCWNIFIWMMNYYIIQLIIYNNNMIWNKNNMVKMFIMRRKLAVINMYMYMKLIIQRTYSYYMNNTIIYDKNHKLNTDNPIYAYIVGLFEGDGWITISKKGKYLLYELGIEMHIRDIQLLYKIKNILGIGKVSIKKLKMKDGTIKEMCKFNVRNKNHLKNIIIPIFDKYPMLTNKHYDYLYFKDNLLKNIKYYNDLDYYLRPIKSFNTTKDILNKNYFSSWLIGFFETQSCFSIYKPMNKKMKTASFEVSMNNNNMEVMLAIKSYLKITKNIYTDKFNNSRMTTKSINGIKNVVMFINNNPIKLLGYKKLQYLLFLKDLRTIIKYNNYFKMPNKY, encoded by the coding sequence TAATATAGAGGATCCATATTATAGTAATATAATATTAAATAAATCTGTTTTATGCTGAAATATCTTTATTTGAATAATAAATTACTATATTATTCAATTAATTATTTATAATAATAATATAATTTGAAATAAAAATAATATAGTTAAAATATTTATTATAAGAAGAAAATTAGCAGTAATTAATATATATATATATATAAAATTAATTATTCAGAGACTTTATAGTTATTATATAAATAATACTATTATTTATGATAAAAATCATAAATTAAACACAGATAATCCTATTTATGCATATATTGTTGGTTTATTTGAAGGAGATGGTTGAATTACTATTTCAAAAAAAGGTAAATATTTATTATATGAATTAGGTATTGAAATACATATTAGAGATATTCAATTATTATATAAAATTAAAAATATTTTAGGTATTGGTAAAGTATCAATTAAAAAATTAAAAATAAAAGATGGTACTATTAAAGAAATATGTAAATTTAATGTAAGAAATAAAAATCATTTAAAGAATATTATTATTCCTATTTTTGATAAATATCCTATATTAACTAATAAACATTATGATTATTTATATTTTAAAGATAATTTATTAAAAAATATTAAATATTATAATGATTTAGATTATTATTTACGTCCTATTAAATCATTTAATACTCTTAAAGATATTTTAAATAAAAATTATTTTTCTTCATGATTAATTGGTTTTTTTGAAACTCAAAGTTGTTTTAGTATTTATAAACCTATAAATAAAAAAATAAAACTTGCTAGTTTTGAAGTATCTATAAATAATAATAATATAGAAGTTATATTAGCTATTAAATCATATTTAAAAATTACTAAAAATATTTATACAGATAAATTTAATAATTCAAGAATAACACTTAAAAGTATTAATGGTATTAAAAATGTTGTAATATTTATTAATAATAACCCTATTAAATTATTAGGTTATAAAAAATTACAATATTTATTATTCTTAAAAGATTTACGTCTTATTATTAAATATAATAATTATTTTAAAATACCTAATAAATATTAA
- the cob gene encoding Cobp, which yields MAFRKSNVYLSLVNSYTIDSPQPSSINYWWNMGSLLGLCLVIQIVTGIFMAMHYSSNIELAFSSVEHIMRDVHSGYILRYLHANGASFFFMVMFMHMAKGLYYGSYRSPRVTLWNVGVIIFILTIATAFLGYCCVYGQMSHWGATVITNLFSAIPFVGNDIVSWLWGGFSVSNPTIQRFFALHYLVPFIIAAMVIMHLMALHIHGSSNPLGITGNLDRIPMHSYFIFKDLVTVFLFMLILALFVFYSPNTLGHPDNYIPGNPLVTPASIVPEWYLLPFYAILRSIPDKLLGVITMFAAILVLLVLPFTDRSVVRGNTFKVLSKFFFFIFVFNFVLLGQIGACHVEVPYVLMGQIATFIYFAYFLIIVPVISTIENVLFYIGRVNK from the exons ATGGCATTTAGAAAATCAAATGTATATTTAAGTTTAGTGAATAGTTATCTTATTGATTCACCACAACCATCATCAATTAATTATTGATGAAATATGGGTTCATTATTAGGTTTATGTTTAGTTATTCAAATTGTAACTGGTATTTTTATAGCTATGCATTATTCATCTAATATTGAATTAGCTTTTTCTTCTGTTGAACATATTATAAGAGATGTTCATTCAGGTTATATTTTAAGATATTTACATGCAAATGGTGCATCATTCTTTTTTATGGTAATGTTTATGCATATGGCTAAAGGTTTATATTATGGTTCATATAGATCACCAAGAGTACTATTATGAAATGTAGGTGTAATTATTTTCATTTTAACTATTGCTACAGCTTTTTTAGGT TATTGTTGTGTTTATGGACAGA TGTCACATTGAGGT GCACTAGTTATTACTAATTTATTTTCAGCAATTCCATTTGTAGGTAACGATATTGTATCTTGATTATGAGGTGGGTT CTCAGTATCTAACCCTCTAATCCAGAGATTCTTTGCGTTACATTACTTAGTACCTTTTATTATTGCAGCAATGGTTATTATGCATTTAATGGCATTACATATTCATGGTTCATCTAATCCATTAGGTATTACAGGTAATTTAGATAGAATTCCAATGCATTCATACTTTATTTTTAAAGATTTAGTAACTGTATTTTTATTTATGTTAATTTTAGCATTATTTGTATTCTATTCACCTAATACTTTAGGTCATCCTGATAATTATATTCCAGGTAATCCTTTAGTAACACCAGCATCTATTGTACCTGAATGATATTTATTACCATTCTATGCTATTTTAAGATCTATTCCTGATAAATTATTAGGAGTTATTCTAATGTTTGCAGCTATTTTAGTATTATTAGTTTTACCATTTACTGATAGAAGTGTAGTAAGAGGTAATACTTTTAAAGTATTATCTAAATTCTTCTTCTTTATCTTTGTATTCAATTTCGTATTATTAGGACAAATTGGAGCATGCCATGTAGAAGTACCTTATGTCTTAATGGGACAAATCGCTACATTTATCTACTTCGCATATTTCTTAATTATTGTACCTGTTATCTCTACTATTGAAAATGTTTTATTCTATATTGGTAGAGTTAATAAATAA
- the atp9 gene encoding Atp9p produces MQLVLAAKYIGAGISTIGLLGAGIGIAIVFAALINGVSRNPSIKDTVFPMAILGFALSEATGLFCLMVSFLLLFGV; encoded by the coding sequence ATGCAATTAGTATTAGCAGCTAAATATATTGGAGCAGGTATCTCAACAATTGGTTTATTAGGAGCAGGTATTGGTATTGCTATTGTATTTGCAGCTTTAATTAATGGTGTATCAAGAAACCCATCAATTAAAGACCTAGTATTCCCTATGGCTATTTTAGGTTTTGCCTTATCAGAAGCTACAGGTTTATTCTGTTTAATGGTTTCATTCTTATTATTATTCGGTGTATAA
- the rps3 gene encoding Rps3p codes for MKLRLLNMILSMMNKTNNNNNINNKKLLLKNMLLDMNNKRMNNMKTMLKNNNMNINNKLQHLNNMNNWNTQIYNYNKNMEIMNIMNDKLINKLLYKMMTLKLNNMNINKIIMSKTINQHSLNKLNIKFYYYYNNDINNMNNNNNNYYMNMMNKLMNIMNNNMNNSLCNILSYYYNKKVTIESIKLSYIYLNSDIFSKYISLNDMNKYNNGILTNYQRMLNNIMPKLNDHNISMNYINNINNINNNKYNNMINLLNNNNNNNNNNNNNNNNYIDNINNIYNNMTIDNIPMDILMYKYLVGWSIKFKGRLNNNNGRTSTTNLLNGTFNNKKYLWSNINNNYKLNYIPSNHNLYNNSNINKNGKYNIKVKLNFI; via the coding sequence ATGAAATTAAGATTATTAAATATAATTTTATCAATAATAAATAAACTTAATAATAATAATAATATTAATAATAAGAAATTATTATTAAAGAATATATTATTAGATATAAATAATAAAAGAATAAATAATATAAAAACAATATTAAAAAATAATAATATAAATATTAATAATAAATTACAACATTTAAATAATATAAATAATTGAAATCTACAAATTTATAATTATAATAAAAATATAGAGATTATAAATATTATAAATGATAAATTAATTAATAAATTATTATATAAAATAATAACATTAAAATTAAATAATATAAATATTAATAAAATTATTATAAGTAAACTTATTAATCAACATAGTTTAAATAAATTAAATATTAAATTTTATTATTATTATAATAATGATATTAATAATATAAATAATAATAATAATAATTATTATATAAATATAATAAATAAATTAATAAATATTATAAATAATAATATAAATAATAGTTTATGTAATATTTTAAGTTATTATTATAATAAAAAAGTAACTATTGAATCTATTAAATTATCATATATTTATTTAAATAGTGATATTTTTAGTAAATATATTAGTTTAAATGATATAAATAAATATAATAATGGTATTTTAACTAATTATCAACGTATATTAAATAATATTATACCTAAATTAAATGATCATAATATTTCTATAAATTATATTAATAATATTAATAATATTAATAATAATAAATATAATAATATAATTAATTTATTAAATAATAATAATAATAATAATAATAATAATAATAATAATAATAATAATTATATTGATAATATTAATAATATTTATAATAATATAACTATTGATAATATTCCTATAGATATTTTAATATATAAATATTTAGTTGGTTGATCTATTAAATTTAAAGGTAGATTAAATAATAATAATGGTAGAACTAGTACACTTAATTTATTAAATGGTACTTTTAATAATAAAAAATATTTATGAAGTAATATTAATAATAATTATAAATTAAATTATATCCCTTCTAATCATAATTTATATAATAATTCTAATATTAATAAAAATGGTAAATATAATATTAAAGTTAAATTAAACTTTATTTAA
- the cox3 gene encoding Cox3p, with protein MTHLERSRHQQHPFHMVMPSPWPIVVSFALLSLALSTALTMHGYIGNMNMVYLALFVLLTSSILWFRDIVSEATYLGDHTMAVRKGINLGFLMFVLSEVLIFAGLFWAYFHSAMSPDVTLGACWPPVGIEAVQPTELPLLNTIILLSSGATVTYSHHALIAGNRNKALSGLLITFWLIVIFVTCQYIEYTNAAFTISDGVYGSVFYAGTGLHFLHMVMLAAMLGVNYWRMRNYHLTAGHHVGYETTIIYTHVLDVIWLFLYVVYYWWGV; from the coding sequence ATGACACATTTAGAAAGAAGTAGACATCAACAACATCCATTTCATATGGTTATGCCATCACCATGACCAATTGTAGTATCATTTGCATTATTATCATTAGCATTATCACTAGCATTAACAATGCATGGTTATATTGGTAATATAAATATGGTATATTTAGCATTATTTGTATTATTAACAAGTTCTATTTTATGATTTAGAGATATTGTATCAGAAGCTACATATTTAGGTGATCATACTATAGCAGTAAGAAAAGGTATTAATTTAGGTTTCTTAATGTTTGTATTATCTGAAGTATTAATCTTTGCTGGTTTATTTTGAGCTTATTTTCATTCAGCTATAAGTCCTGATGTACTATTAGGTGCATGTTGACCACCTGTAGGTATTGAAGCTGTACAACCAACTGAATTACCTTTATTAAATACTATTATCTTATTATCTTCTGGTGCTACTGTAACTTATAGTCATCATGCTTTAATTGCAGGTAATAGAAATAAAGCTTTATCAGGTTTATTAATTACATTCTGATTAATTGTTATTTTTGTAACATGTCAATATATTGAATATACTAATGCTGCATTTACTATTTCTGATGGTGTTTATGGTTCAGTATTCTATGCTGGTACAGGATTACATTTCTTACATATGGTAATGTTAGCAGCTATGTTAGGTGTTAATTATTGAAGAATGAGAAATTATCATTTAACAGCTGGACATCATGTTGGATATGAAACAACTATTATTTATCTACATGTTTTAGATGTTATCTGATTATTTTTATACGTTGTATATTATTGATGAGGTGTTTAA